One Streptococcus sp. S1 DNA window includes the following coding sequences:
- a CDS encoding cell division site-positioning protein MapZ family protein, whose translation MTEKDRKPLEQETESILDFKDAKEMTIGQANRKAEEIEAGVTEGDNVLDKYIKQHQAEIEAEKYDTKILAKEELAKAEELAASETVAEAVEAPEVTETVLKQRPEMDAISTELPAKIKFGPTPTEPIVEAEDLPEETPSNAGKRIKAVLYSTLGLAIVGSAIFVTYNWMHSRGTSGGTTVVSSSSSKSSSTSKSSSSETQAQKLEEFTKAYDAFFVDESKSSLKNDKFGDLENLKKLLDKLEGSSDYNAARTKYEDLVKQVSAIQKVNSQFSSPVIKDGVLDANAKVKSDATFAETKTGNDKLDSLLNEAVAQGRSQQVATPAPVTGTGGTDTSNATPAQAATPTAPAVNAVTGSAGTASPGYSGYGLPSDGVPLQRNLSRVPYNQVAINDVNNPAWVFGDGILEKVLNIARKRGHITGNQYILERVNIINGNGYYNLFKPDGTYLFSINAKTGYFVGNGKGHSDALDY comes from the coding sequence ATGACAGAGAAGGATAGAAAGCCATTAGAGCAAGAAACAGAATCAATTTTAGATTTTAAAGATGCTAAAGAGATGACGATTGGGCAGGCCAATCGAAAGGCAGAAGAAATTGAAGCAGGTGTAACGGAAGGTGATAATGTCTTAGACAAATATATCAAACAACACCAAGCAGAAATAGAAGCAGAAAAATATGATACAAAGATTTTGGCCAAAGAAGAATTGGCTAAAGCTGAGGAGTTGGCTGCTTCAGAAACAGTTGCTGAAGCAGTGGAGGCGCCGGAAGTAACGGAAACGGTCTTGAAACAAAGACCTGAAATGGATGCTATCTCAACAGAATTACCAGCTAAGATTAAATTTGGACCCACACCAACCGAACCAATTGTAGAAGCAGAGGACCTTCCTGAGGAAACACCAAGCAATGCGGGTAAACGAATCAAAGCGGTTTTATACTCTACATTAGGTCTTGCGATTGTCGGTTCGGCCATTTTTGTAACCTATAACTGGATGCATAGTCGTGGAACATCTGGTGGTACAACAGTTGTATCATCTTCATCTAGCAAGTCATCTTCTACTTCTAAATCAAGCAGCAGTGAAACACAGGCTCAAAAACTTGAAGAGTTTACCAAAGCTTACGATGCCTTTTTTGTAGACGAATCGAAAAGTAGTCTTAAAAATGATAAATTCGGAGACTTGGAAAATCTGAAGAAACTGCTGGACAAATTGGAAGGAAGCAGTGATTATAATGCAGCTAGAACAAAATATGAAGACCTTGTGAAGCAAGTTTCTGCCATTCAAAAAGTGAATTCTCAATTTAGTTCTCCAGTCATCAAAGATGGAGTTCTTGATGCAAATGCCAAAGTAAAAAGTGATGCGACGTTTGCAGAAACAAAGACAGGTAATGACAAATTAGATAGCTTATTGAATGAGGCGGTTGCGCAAGGACGTTCACAACAAGTTGCGACACCGGCACCAGTGACAGGAACAGGTGGTACAGATACTTCTAATGCAACTCCAGCTCAAGCAGCAACGCCTACGGCCCCAGCTGTCAATGCTGTTACAGGTAGTGCAGGAACTGCAAGTCCAGGCTATTCAGGGTACGGTCTTCCGAGCGATGGTGTTCCACTTCAGAGAAACCTAAGCCGTGTTCCGTATAACCAAGTAGCTATCAATGATGTCAATAACCCAGCTTGGGTGTTTGGTGATGGTATTCTTGAAAAAGTATTGAACATTGCTCGTAAACGTGGACATATCACTGGCAATCAATACATTTTAGAGCGTGTCAATATCATTAATGGTAATGGCTATTACAACCTCTTCAAACCAGATGGAACCTATCTCTTTAGTATCAATGCCAAGACTGGTTATTTCGTAGGAAACGGAAAAGGTCATTCAGATGCTCTGGATTATTAA
- a CDS encoding THUMP domain-containing class I SAM-dependent RNA methyltransferase gives MKIQFELIATAAAGIEAVVGRELRDLGYDCQVENGRVRFQGDRRAIIETNLWLRAADRVKIVVGSFPAKTFEELFQGVFALDWENYLPLGARFPISKAKCVKSKLHNEPSVQAISKKAVVKKLQKHYARPEGVPLMENGAEFKIEVSILKDQATVLIDTTGSSLFKRGYRTEKGGAPIKENMAAAILLLSNWYPDKPLIDPTCGSGTFCIEAAMIARKMAPGLRRTFSFEEWNWMDDRLIHEVRQEASRKINREIELDIMGTDIDARMVEIAKENAQKAGVSSDITFKQMRVQDLHSDKINGVIISNPPYGERLSDDEGVSKLYTEMGQVFAPLKTWSKFILTSDEGFESKFGSKADKKRKLYNGTLKVDLYQYFGERVKRQIKA, from the coding sequence ATGAAAATACAATTTGAATTGATTGCAACGGCCGCTGCTGGTATAGAGGCTGTTGTTGGTCGAGAACTACGCGATCTTGGCTACGATTGCCAGGTTGAAAATGGACGGGTTCGATTTCAAGGAGACCGTCGAGCAATCATAGAGACCAATCTCTGGTTGCGCGCGGCTGATCGAGTGAAAATTGTGGTTGGGAGTTTTCCGGCCAAAACTTTTGAAGAACTCTTTCAAGGTGTCTTTGCTTTGGATTGGGAAAACTATTTGCCTTTGGGAGCACGTTTTCCTATTTCTAAGGCTAAATGTGTCAAATCAAAACTTCATAATGAACCTAGCGTTCAGGCCATTTCGAAAAAAGCAGTTGTTAAAAAGTTACAAAAACACTATGCCCGACCAGAAGGTGTTCCTCTAATGGAAAATGGGGCAGAGTTCAAGATCGAAGTATCGATCCTTAAAGACCAAGCAACCGTCCTGATTGACACTACTGGCAGTAGCCTTTTCAAACGTGGCTATCGGACCGAAAAAGGGGGAGCCCCTATTAAGGAAAATATGGCGGCAGCAATCCTTTTGCTGTCAAACTGGTATCCAGATAAGCCCTTGATTGACCCCACATGTGGTTCTGGTACGTTTTGTATTGAGGCAGCGATGATTGCTAGAAAGATGGCACCTGGTTTGCGTCGGACCTTTTCTTTTGAAGAATGGAACTGGATGGATGATCGCTTGATTCATGAAGTCCGTCAAGAAGCAAGCAGAAAAATCAATCGTGAGATCGAATTGGATATTATGGGAACCGATATCGATGCACGGATGGTTGAGATTGCCAAAGAAAATGCTCAGAAAGCGGGCGTTAGCAGTGACATTACTTTCAAACAAATGCGAGTTCAAGATCTTCATTCAGATAAAATCAATGGGGTAATTATCTCCAACCCTCCATATGGAGAACGCTTATCAGATGATGAAGGTGTGTCAAAATTGTATACTGAAATGGGGCAAGTATTTGCACCTCTCAAAACATGGAGTAAATTTATCCTAACCAGTGATGAAGGTTTTGAATCTAAATTCGGTAGTAAAGCAGATAAAAAACGAAAACTTTATAACGGAACCCTTAAAGTTGATCTCTACCAATATTTTGGGGAACGTGTAAAACGGCAGATAAAGGCATAG
- the gpsB gene encoding cell division regulator GpsB gives MASIIFTAKDIFDQDFKREVRGYNKDEVNEFLDDVIKDYETYAALVKELREENARLREELAQKAEETPQTSPIASTATQEFPQVTTATNFDILKRLNRLEKEVFGKQIVDRDY, from the coding sequence ATGGCAAGTATTATTTTTACTGCGAAAGATATTTTTGATCAAGATTTCAAACGAGAAGTTCGTGGTTATAACAAAGATGAAGTAAATGAATTTTTGGATGATGTTATAAAAGACTATGAAACCTATGCTGCTTTGGTGAAGGAATTGCGTGAAGAAAACGCTCGCCTTCGTGAAGAACTTGCCCAAAAAGCAGAAGAAACACCACAAACATCTCCGATTGCTAGTACAGCTACGCAAGAATTCCCACAAGTGACAACAGCTACGAACTTTGATATTCTCAAACGACTCAATCGTTTGGAAAAAGAAGTTTTTGGGAAACAGATCGTAGATCGCGATTATTAA
- a CDS encoding DUF1273 domain-containing protein, translating into MNTILVAGYKSFDVGVFSNKDPRLTIIKKAIERDLRRLFEEGVKWLVFSGNLGFEAWVLEVAFALKKDYDFQMATIFLFENVGENWNESNQELLARFKQVDFVKYAYPHYSNPGQLKEYNQFLIDNADGAYVFYDPENETNLKYLYKMMLEKEPFYVKQLSFDDLNELAENFYEN; encoded by the coding sequence ATGAATACCATACTTGTTGCAGGTTATAAGAGTTTTGATGTGGGAGTCTTTTCCAATAAAGACCCTCGACTGACCATTATCAAAAAAGCCATTGAAAGAGATCTTCGTCGTTTATTTGAAGAAGGAGTGAAATGGCTAGTCTTTTCTGGTAATTTGGGATTTGAGGCTTGGGTATTAGAGGTCGCCTTTGCATTAAAAAAAGATTACGATTTTCAAATGGCGACGATCTTCCTATTTGAGAATGTTGGCGAAAATTGGAATGAAAGCAATCAGGAATTATTAGCACGCTTCAAACAGGTGGATTTCGTGAAATATGCCTATCCTCACTATAGCAATCCGGGTCAACTAAAAGAATACAATCAGTTTTTGATAGATAACGCGGATGGAGCTTATGTTTTTTATGATCCAGAAAATGAAACCAATTTAAAATATCTTTACAAAATGATGTTAGAAAAAGAACCATTTTATGTCAAACAATTAAGTTTTGATGATTTAAATGAACTTGCCGAAAATTTTTACGAAAACTAA
- the recU gene encoding Holliday junction resolvase RecU: MVNYPHKVAQKTLVSTQRKHPVDFANRGMTFEKMINESNQYYLSRGLAVIHKKPTPIQIVKVDYPRRSRAKIVEAYFRQASTTDYSGVYKGRYIDFEAKETQQKQSMPMKNFHQHQIDHMEAVVHQGGICFVLLHFAKLSETYLLPAPALIHYYNIDHGSKSMPLSYIQEHGFLVDKNRLPSVPYLEIIEQKLLGGI, encoded by the coding sequence ATGGTCAACTATCCACATAAAGTAGCCCAAAAAACCTTGGTCTCTACACAAAGGAAACATCCAGTCGACTTTGCGAATCGTGGGATGACATTTGAAAAAATGATCAATGAAAGCAATCAATACTATCTTTCTCGAGGTCTGGCAGTCATCCATAAAAAACCAACACCGATTCAAATCGTGAAAGTGGATTATCCACGTCGCAGTCGGGCAAAGATTGTTGAAGCCTATTTCAGGCAAGCCTCAACGACGGACTATTCTGGAGTATACAAGGGACGCTATATCGATTTTGAAGCTAAGGAAACACAGCAAAAGCAGTCTATGCCGATGAAAAATTTTCATCAACATCAGATCGATCATATGGAGGCGGTTGTCCATCAAGGCGGTATCTGTTTCGTTCTCTTGCATTTTGCAAAGTTAAGCGAAACCTACTTACTTCCTGCTCCTGCATTAATTCACTATTACAACATCGATCATGGTAGTAAATCTATGCCTCTCTCCTATATTCAGGAGCACGGTTTTCTAGTAGATAAGAATCGACTTCCGAGTGTTCCTTATCTTGAAATTATCGAACAGAAACTTCTAGGCGGTATTTAA
- the pbp1a gene encoding penicillin-binding protein PBP1A encodes MNKQTVIQWLKYVAIAAISFFLLLFVLCGLIFGYYAMKAPTLSERDLVATTSSKIYDNQNNLIADLGSEKRINASANEIPTDLVNAIVAIEDHRFFNHRGVDIIRIGGSFLHNLRGGSQGGSTLTQQLIKLTYFSTSASDRTLSRKIQEAWLATQLEKKATKQEILTYYVNKVFMANGNYGMQTAAKSYYGKDLKDLSLPQLALLAGMPQAPNQYDPYSHPEAAQQRRNLVLKEMLDMKTISNKQYEAAVNTPVTDGLQSLSSSSSYPPYMDNYLKEVIKQIEEETGYNLLTTGMDVYTNVDTEAQKKLWDIYNTDEYVNYPDDELQVASTVIDVNTGKVIAQLGSRHQSSNVSFGTNQAVETNRDWGSTMKPITDYAPALEHEEYTSTAATITDAPYNFPHSSTPVYNWDRFYYGSITMTYAIQQSRNVPAVKALEKVGLKKAKKFLNGLGIDYPKMVYANAISSNTSDSSNKYGASSEKMAAAYAAFANGGTYYKPKYVSRVIFSDGTTKDFDSEGTRAMKATTAYMMTDMMKTVLMAGTGTNAAISGVYQAGKTGTSNYSDNELSKLTKNSSYSSIVAPDELFVGYTPEYAMAVWTGYSNRLTPVLDNGIQVATDVYRQMMLYLANNNNSGHTDWTQPSGLYRSGSYLYLNNGKNNNNNNNYYYEPSYPTDQYSYEEPSSNSSNEENSSKPSESSSQDSNNHNE; translated from the coding sequence ATGAACAAACAAACAGTCATTCAGTGGTTGAAATATGTTGCCATCGCAGCCATTTCATTTTTCTTACTTTTATTTGTCCTTTGTGGACTGATATTTGGCTACTATGCCATGAAAGCGCCAACCTTATCTGAAAGGGATTTGGTTGCAACAACATCTAGTAAGATCTATGACAACCAAAATAACTTGATCGCAGATTTGGGGTCTGAGAAACGAATCAACGCCTCAGCAAATGAAATCCCTACTGATTTGGTCAATGCTATCGTGGCGATTGAAGACCACCGTTTCTTCAATCACCGTGGGGTCGACATCATTCGGATCGGCGGTTCCTTCCTTCACAACTTGCGTGGAGGAAGTCAAGGTGGGTCAACCTTGACGCAACAATTGATCAAGTTAACCTATTTCTCCACTTCGGCCTCCGACCGTACCCTCTCTCGTAAGATCCAAGAAGCTTGGTTAGCAACTCAACTAGAAAAGAAAGCAACCAAACAAGAAATCTTGACCTATTACGTCAATAAAGTATTTATGGCGAATGGGAATTACGGAATGCAGACAGCCGCGAAAAGTTATTACGGAAAAGATCTAAAAGATCTTTCGCTCCCTCAATTGGCACTCCTTGCGGGGATGCCCCAAGCACCAAACCAATACGATCCATACTCCCATCCTGAAGCAGCGCAACAACGCCGAAACTTAGTATTAAAAGAAATGCTCGATATGAAGACCATTTCTAACAAACAATACGAAGCAGCGGTCAATACGCCTGTTACAGATGGTCTTCAAAGTCTTAGTTCTTCAAGTAGTTATCCACCATATATGGATAATTACCTGAAAGAAGTGATTAAGCAGATTGAAGAAGAGACCGGCTACAATTTGTTGACAACTGGGATGGATGTTTATACAAACGTTGACACCGAAGCGCAAAAGAAATTGTGGGACATCTACAATACAGATGAATATGTCAACTATCCTGATGATGAATTGCAAGTAGCTTCTACAGTTATCGATGTCAATACTGGGAAAGTCATTGCACAATTAGGATCTCGTCACCAATCTAGCAATGTTTCCTTTGGTACTAACCAAGCGGTTGAGACCAACCGTGACTGGGGCTCTACAATGAAGCCAATCACAGATTACGCACCAGCTCTTGAACATGAGGAATATACTTCTACTGCAGCAACCATTACAGATGCACCTTACAATTTCCCTCATTCCTCAACACCAGTTTACAACTGGGACCGTTTCTACTACGGTAGCATTACCATGACTTATGCAATCCAACAATCTAGGAACGTTCCAGCAGTGAAGGCTCTCGAAAAAGTCGGTCTTAAAAAGGCTAAGAAATTCCTAAATGGACTGGGAATCGATTATCCAAAAATGGTATACGCTAACGCTATCTCAAGTAATACTAGCGATTCAAGCAATAAATACGGAGCTAGCAGTGAAAAAATGGCTGCTGCCTATGCTGCTTTTGCGAATGGTGGTACCTATTACAAACCGAAATATGTCAGTCGGGTTATCTTTAGCGATGGAACTACTAAAGATTTTGATTCGGAAGGAACCCGCGCGATGAAAGCAACAACTGCCTACATGATGACAGATATGATGAAGACAGTCCTCATGGCTGGTACTGGTACAAATGCAGCTATTTCAGGAGTCTATCAAGCTGGTAAGACTGGTACGTCAAACTACTCCGATAATGAGTTAAGTAAACTAACTAAAAATTCAAGTTATTCAAGTATCGTAGCTCCGGATGAGTTATTCGTAGGATACACACCTGAATATGCTATGGCCGTCTGGACGGGTTATTCAAATCGCTTGACTCCGGTATTAGACAACGGAATTCAGGTAGCAACAGATGTTTATCGTCAAATGATGCTCTATCTGGCTAATAACAATAATTCTGGGCATACAGATTGGACACAACCAAGTGGGCTTTATCGAAGTGGTTCTTATCTCTACTTAAACAATGGTAAGAACAACAACAACAACAATAACTACTACTATGAACCGAGTTATCCCACAGATCAGTATTCATATGAGGAACCTTCATCTAACTCTTCGAACGAAGAAAATTCATCTAAACCATCAGAGTCTTCTTCACAAGACTCTAACAATCATAACGAATAA
- the pepC gene encoding aminopeptidase C has translation MSELTKEFTDQLYANYEANVKYAALENAVTHNGIHASLETRKSAVENTPVFSLDLTKDKVTNQKASGRCWMFAALNTFRHKMISSFQLEDFELSQAHTFFWDKYEKSNWFLEQVIATADQELTSRKVAFLLQTPQQDGGQWDMVVSLFEKYGVVPKSVYPESISSSNSRELNTYLNKLLRQDAQILRDLIHSGADSEAVASKKQALLQEIFNFLAMSLGLPPREFDFSYRDKDNQFHSESDLTPQSFYKKYVDLQLDDYVSIINAPTTDKPYGKSYTVEMLGNVVGSRSVRYLNVPMDRLKELAIAQMKAGETVWFGSDVGQVSNRKAGILATDVYDFEAGMDIHLTQDKAGRLDYAESLMTHAMVLTGVDLDEAGQSRKWKVENSWGDKVGTDGYFVASDAWMDEYTYQIVVRKEFLTSDELAAYEAEPIVLAPWDPMGALAK, from the coding sequence ATGTCAGAATTAACGAAAGAATTTACAGACCAGCTCTATGCTAATTATGAAGCAAATGTGAAATATGCGGCTCTTGAAAATGCTGTTACCCACAATGGGATCCATGCATCGCTTGAAACGCGCAAGAGTGCAGTAGAAAATACACCAGTTTTTTCACTTGATTTGACCAAGGATAAGGTGACAAACCAAAAAGCATCTGGGCGTTGTTGGATGTTTGCGGCTTTAAATACCTTCCGTCACAAGATGATTTCAAGCTTCCAATTGGAGGATTTTGAATTGTCTCAAGCACATACTTTCTTTTGGGATAAGTATGAAAAATCAAACTGGTTTTTGGAGCAAGTGATTGCTACAGCAGACCAAGAATTGACCAGCCGTAAGGTGGCTTTTCTCCTACAAACCCCACAACAAGATGGCGGTCAATGGGATATGGTGGTATCCCTCTTTGAGAAATACGGAGTGGTTCCAAAATCAGTTTATCCAGAATCGATTTCTTCAAGCAATAGCCGGGAATTGAACACCTACCTCAATAAACTCTTGCGTCAAGATGCGCAAATCTTGCGTGATTTGATTCACTCAGGCGCAGATAGTGAGGCAGTTGCGAGCAAGAAACAAGCGTTGTTGCAAGAAATCTTTAACTTCTTGGCTATGTCTTTAGGATTGCCTCCGCGTGAATTTGACTTTTCATACCGTGATAAGGACAACCAATTCCATAGCGAAAGTGACTTAACTCCACAAAGCTTCTACAAAAAATATGTAGACCTTCAATTAGACGATTATGTCTCTATTATCAATGCCCCAACTACAGATAAGCCATATGGAAAATCATACACCGTTGAGATGTTGGGCAATGTTGTAGGTAGCCGTTCAGTTCGCTACCTAAATGTTCCAATGGATCGTTTGAAAGAATTAGCCATTGCTCAAATGAAAGCAGGAGAAACTGTCTGGTTTGGTTCAGATGTAGGTCAAGTCAGCAACCGCAAAGCAGGAATCCTGGCAACCGATGTCTACGACTTTGAAGCGGGTATGGATATTCATTTAACACAAGACAAAGCCGGTCGCTTGGACTATGCTGAAAGTCTAATGACACACGCTATGGTCTTGACAGGGGTTGATTTAGACGAAGCTGGTCAGTCTCGTAAATGGAAGGTTGAAAATTCATGGGGGGACAAGGTCGGTACAGATGGTTACTTTGTGGCTTCTGATGCATGGATGGATGAATATACCTACCAAATTGTAGTTCGTAAAGAATTCTTAACCTCAGACGAATTAGCAGCCTATGAAGCAGAACCAATTGTCCTAGCACCGTGGGATCCAATGGGAGCTTTAGCAAAATAA
- a CDS encoding GNAT family N-acetyltransferase has protein sequence MNHLGSLVIETEHLYLRPFVLEDAPAMFENWASDPETLNYVTWDAHASTERTRESIKRWIEQYLKPDTYKWALCLKTSPEQVIGDISVVSQDQESQSCELGYILGKKFWGQGFMTEAVIAVLDFLLNKVGFKEIKATYVSLNPGSGKVMEKAGMQYVETIPHAIQRKGYCGDKIIYSKQNPSL, from the coding sequence ATGAATCATCTTGGAAGTCTTGTCATAGAGACAGAGCATTTATACTTGAGGCCTTTCGTTTTGGAGGATGCACCAGCGATGTTTGAAAATTGGGCTTCTGATCCTGAAACCCTGAACTATGTCACCTGGGATGCCCATGCATCTACTGAGAGAACCAGAGAATCGATCAAAAGATGGATCGAACAGTATCTTAAACCAGATACTTATAAATGGGCGCTCTGTTTGAAAACATCACCGGAACAGGTAATTGGAGATATTAGTGTGGTTTCTCAAGACCAGGAAAGTCAATCATGCGAGCTAGGTTATATCCTTGGCAAGAAATTCTGGGGGCAGGGATTCATGACAGAAGCCGTCATAGCTGTTTTGGATTTCTTATTGAACAAAGTTGGATTTAAAGAAATCAAAGCCACTTATGTCAGTTTAAATCCTGGCTCAGGGAAAGTCATGGAAAAGGCAGGAATGCAGTATGTAGAAACCATCCCTCATGCCATTCAACGCAAAGGATATTGCGGAGATAAAATCATCTATTCTAAACAGAATCCCTCTCTATAG
- the nadE gene encoding ammonia-dependent NAD(+) synthetase, whose amino-acid sequence MSLQEEIIQQLGVKPSIDPQEEIHRSVDFLKRYLKKHPFLKTFVLGISGGQDSTLAGRLAQLAMEEMRAETGDASYQFIAVRLPYGVQADEADAQKALAFIQPDVSLVVNIKKSADEMVRAVEATGTEVSDFNKGNIKARSRMIAQYALAGARSGAVIGTDHAAENITGFFTKFGDGGADILPLFRLNKRQGKQLLKALGADPALYEKIPTADLEEEKPGIADEVALGVTYNEIDDYLEGKQVSPEAQATIEKWWYKGQHKRHLPITVFDHFWE is encoded by the coding sequence ATGAGTTTGCAAGAAGAGATTATCCAACAATTGGGTGTCAAGCCAAGCATTGATCCTCAGGAAGAGATTCACCGCTCGGTTGATTTCTTAAAAAGATATCTAAAAAAACATCCCTTCTTGAAAACATTTGTATTAGGGATCTCAGGAGGACAAGATTCAACTCTTGCTGGACGATTAGCTCAATTAGCCATGGAAGAAATGCGAGCTGAAACAGGAGATGCCTCCTATCAATTTATTGCTGTTCGTCTTCCTTATGGGGTACAGGCAGATGAAGCAGATGCACAAAAAGCATTGGCCTTTATCCAGCCGGATGTTAGTCTAGTTGTGAATATCAAGAAGTCTGCTGACGAAATGGTACGAGCAGTAGAAGCGACTGGAACAGAGGTTTCTGATTTTAACAAAGGCAATATTAAGGCTCGCAGTCGCATGATTGCTCAGTATGCTCTGGCTGGAGCACGTAGCGGAGCGGTGATTGGGACGGATCATGCTGCAGAAAATATTACTGGTTTCTTCACAAAATTTGGAGATGGTGGTGCAGATATTTTACCCCTATTCCGTTTGAATAAACGCCAAGGAAAACAATTGCTTAAGGCCTTAGGAGCCGATCCTGCTCTTTATGAGAAAATCCCAACAGCAGATTTGGAAGAAGAAAAACCAGGAATAGCAGATGAAGTAGCGCTGGGTGTCACCTATAATGAAATCGATGATTACCTAGAAGGCAAACAAGTGAGCCCAGAAGCTCAAGCCACTATTGAAAAGTGGTGGTACAAAGGCCAACACAAACGCCACTTGCCAATCACAGTATTTGATCATTTTTGGGAGTAA
- a CDS encoding nicotinate phosphoribosyltransferase yields the protein MYPDDSLTLHTDLYQINMMQVYFDQGIHNKHAVFEVYFRQQPFKNGYAVFAGLERIVKYLENLSFSESDIAYLESLGYHGDFLEYLRDLKLELTVRSAQEGDLVFANEPIVQVEGPLAQCQLVETALLNIVNFQTLIATKAARIRSVIEDEPLMEFGTRRAQEMDAAIWGTRAAVIGGANGTSNVRAGKLFGIPVLGTHAHSLVQVYGNDYQAFKAYAETHKDCVFLVDTYDTLRIGVPAAIQVAREMGDKINFLGVRIDSGDIAYISKKVRQQLDEAGFTNAKIYASNDLDENTILNLKMQKAKIDVWGVGTKLITAYDQPALGAVYKIVSVENEAGEMINTIKLSNNAEKVSTPGKKQVWRITSREKGKSEGDYITYDGVDVSQLTELKMFHPTYTYINKTVRNFEAIPLLVDIFKEGQLVYQLPTLSEIQEYARKNYDQLWDEYKRVLNPQHYPVDLAKDIWQDKMDLIEEMRNKANGEGEAK from the coding sequence ATGTATCCAGATGACAGTTTAACCTTGCATACTGATTTATACCAAATCAACATGATGCAAGTCTATTTTGATCAAGGTATCCACAATAAACATGCCGTATTTGAAGTCTATTTTCGTCAACAGCCTTTTAAAAACGGCTACGCAGTATTTGCTGGCTTAGAGAGAATTGTGAAATACTTGGAAAACTTGAGTTTTTCTGAGAGCGATATTGCCTATTTAGAGTCACTCGGTTATCATGGGGACTTCTTGGAATATCTCCGTGATCTCAAGCTGGAACTGACAGTACGCTCGGCTCAAGAAGGAGACTTAGTCTTTGCGAACGAACCGATTGTGCAAGTAGAAGGCCCTCTAGCCCAGTGTCAATTGGTGGAAACAGCCCTTTTGAATATCGTCAACTTTCAAACCTTGATAGCCACAAAAGCTGCTCGTATTCGTTCAGTCATTGAAGATGAGCCTTTGATGGAATTTGGAACACGTCGTGCGCAAGAAATGGATGCTGCCATTTGGGGAACTCGTGCAGCAGTCATTGGAGGTGCCAATGGGACTAGTAATGTTCGTGCAGGAAAACTCTTTGGAATCCCGGTTTTAGGAACCCATGCCCATTCTCTTGTACAGGTATATGGAAATGATTACCAGGCCTTTAAGGCTTATGCGGAAACCCATAAAGATTGTGTCTTCCTCGTCGATACCTATGATACTCTTCGTATTGGGGTACCAGCAGCTATTCAGGTAGCGCGTGAAATGGGAGATAAGATCAATTTCCTAGGCGTCCGGATTGACTCAGGAGATATTGCCTATATTTCTAAAAAGGTTCGCCAGCAATTAGATGAGGCTGGGTTTACAAATGCTAAAATCTACGCTTCTAATGACTTGGATGAAAATACCATCCTCAACTTAAAAATGCAAAAAGCAAAAATTGATGTTTGGGGTGTAGGAACCAAGTTAATTACAGCTTACGATCAACCAGCGCTTGGAGCGGTATACAAAATTGTCTCTGTTGAAAACGAAGCAGGAGAGATGATCAATACCATCAAGCTTTCCAATAATGCAGAGAAAGTTTCTACTCCAGGTAAAAAGCAAGTCTGGCGGATTACCAGCCGTGAAAAAGGTAAATCAGAAGGGGACTACATCACTTATGATGGAGTAGATGTTTCACAACTGACTGAACTTAAAATGTTCCATCCGACTTATACCTACATCAATAAAACGGTCCGAAACTTTGAGGCTATTCCTCTTTTAGTGGATATTTTTAAAGAGGGTCAATTGGTTTATCAACTACCAACATTATCAGAAATTCAAGAATATGCTCGTAAAAATTACGATCAATTATGGGATGAATACAAGCGCGTCCTCAATCCACAGCATTACCCAGTTGACTTGGCCAAAGATATTTGGCAGGATAAGATGGATCTGATCGAGGAAATGCGTAACAAGGCCAATGGAGAAGGAGAAGCAAAATGA